One window of the Rhizobiaceae bacterium genome contains the following:
- a CDS encoding MBL fold metallo-hydrolase encodes MGDLLRFTVLGCGSSPGTPRVNGDWGNCDPANPRNRRTRCAAMVERISAQGVTRVVIDTGPDFRAQMLAAAVTHIDAVVYTHPHADHIHGIDDLRTYAIDQRRRMDVHADLQTQQRLMDAFGYCFETPPGSSYPPILTRYTIDHDKPVVIEGKGGALALRPLVQVHGEIMSLGFRIGRLAYCPDVSAFPEATLAQLAGLDVLIIDALQYLTHPSHLSLDEALQCIAALKPKRAYLTHMHVPLDYDTVEAETPAHVSPAHDGLVIEIPYPED; translated from the coding sequence GTGGGCGACCTGCTGCGCTTCACTGTCCTCGGTTGCGGCTCCTCGCCCGGCACCCCGCGCGTCAACGGCGACTGGGGCAATTGCGATCCCGCGAACCCGAGGAACCGTCGCACGCGTTGCGCTGCGATGGTGGAACGCATCTCCGCGCAGGGCGTCACGCGAGTGGTGATCGACACGGGACCGGATTTTCGCGCGCAGATGCTCGCTGCCGCCGTCACTCATATCGACGCGGTCGTCTACACGCATCCGCACGCCGATCACATCCACGGTATCGACGACCTCAGAACCTATGCGATCGACCAGCGGCGCAGGATGGACGTCCATGCCGACCTGCAAACGCAGCAGCGGCTGATGGATGCCTTCGGCTACTGTTTCGAGACGCCGCCCGGCAGTTCCTATCCGCCGATCCTCACGCGCTATACCATCGACCACGACAAGCCGGTCGTCATCGAAGGGAAGGGGGGTGCCCTCGCCCTTCGGCCGCTGGTTCAGGTCCATGGCGAGATCATGTCGCTCGGCTTCCGGATCGGCAGACTGGCCTATTGCCCGGACGTCAGCGCCTTTCCCGAGGCAACGCTTGCCCAACTCGCCGGGCTCGACGTGCTCATCATCGACGCGCTGCAGTACCTGACGCATCCAAGCCATCTGTCGCTCGACGAAGCCTTGCAGTGCATCGCCGCGCTGAAGCCGAAACGGGCCTATCTGACACACATGCATGTGCCGCTGGACTACGACACGGTCGAAGCCGAAACGCCGGCCCACGTCAGCCCGGCCCATGACGGTCTGGTCATCGAGATACCTTATCCTGAGGACTGA
- a CDS encoding TatD family hydrolase, translating to MLVDSHCHLDFPDFADERADIIARALEAGVGRMITISTRVRRFPQILEIAEAHEEVFCSVGTHPHNAAEELDVTPDELIRLAAHPKVVAIGEAGLDYHYDKSPRPDQAKGFRTHIAAARETGLPLVIHARSADDDMIAILEEESGKGAFPFILHCFSSGRRLAEVGVALGGYVSFSGILTFRNSQDIRDIAADVPRDRLLVETDAPYLAPVPHRGKRNEPAYVAHTAAVLAETIGISTVEIANLTTDNFFRLFSKMPRPAEVRS from the coding sequence ATGCTCGTCGACAGCCACTGTCATCTGGATTTTCCGGATTTCGCCGACGAGCGCGCGGACATAATCGCCCGCGCGCTCGAAGCCGGCGTCGGCCGCATGATCACGATCTCGACCCGCGTCCGGCGCTTTCCGCAGATACTGGAAATCGCGGAAGCGCATGAGGAAGTCTTCTGTTCGGTCGGCACGCATCCGCACAATGCCGCCGAGGAACTCGACGTCACTCCGGACGAACTGATCCGCCTTGCGGCACATCCGAAGGTGGTCGCGATCGGTGAAGCCGGCCTCGATTATCACTACGACAAGTCGCCGCGTCCCGATCAGGCAAAGGGCTTTCGCACCCATATCGCGGCGGCGCGCGAAACCGGGCTGCCGCTGGTCATCCACGCGCGCAGCGCCGACGACGACATGATCGCGATACTGGAAGAGGAAAGCGGGAAGGGGGCTTTTCCCTTCATTCTGCATTGCTTTTCCTCCGGCAGGCGGCTTGCCGAAGTGGGTGTGGCGCTTGGCGGCTACGTTTCCTTCTCGGGCATTCTGACGTTCCGGAACTCGCAGGACATCCGCGACATAGCGGCCGACGTCCCGCGCGACAGGCTGCTGGTGGAGACCGATGCACCCTACCTCGCGCCGGTGCCCCATCGCGGCAAGCGCAACGAACCGGCTTACGTCGCGCATACGGCGGCGGTTCTGGCCGAGACGATCGGTATCTCCACGGTCGAGATTGCAAATCTCACGACAGATAATTTCTTTCGCCTTTTCAGCAAGATGCCGAGACCGGCTGAAGTCAGGTCGTAG
- the metG gene encoding methionine--tRNA ligase yields MSRDKFYITTAISYPNGKPHIGHAYELIATDALARFQRHDGKDVYFLTGTDEHGMKMVQTARKEGVTPRELADRNSAEFKRMAAALNASNDDFIRTTEERHRLASQAIWKAMEANGDIYKGGYAGWYSVRDEAYYGEDETEVRSDGVRYGPQGTPVEWVEEESYFFRLSAYQDKLLALYKSEPGFIGPQERRNEVMSFVRSGLKDLSVSRTTFDWGVPVPGDEKHVMYVWVDALTNYITGVGYPDEKADLWRYWPADVHIIGKDIVRFHTVYWPAFLMSAGIPLPKRVFGHGFVFNRGEKMSKSVGNVIDPFALVEHYGLDQVRYFLLREVPFGQDGNYSHEAIVNRTNADLANDLGNLAQRSLSMIAKNVGGKVPVRGDLTETDRAILDQAAAALDTARKAMADQQIHVALASIFAVVAEANRYFAGQEPWALKKTDPARMETVLWTTAETVRRVAILCQPFVPASAARLLDLLAVQQEARDFVHLGDEHALVSGDVLPAPEPVFPRYVEKAEGAA; encoded by the coding sequence ATGTCCCGCGACAAGTTTTACATCACCACGGCCATTTCCTATCCGAACGGCAAGCCGCATATCGGCCACGCCTATGAACTGATCGCCACCGATGCGCTGGCGCGCTTCCAGCGTCATGACGGGAAGGACGTCTATTTCCTGACCGGCACCGACGAGCACGGCATGAAAATGGTGCAGACGGCGCGCAAGGAAGGCGTCACGCCGCGCGAGCTCGCCGACCGCAACTCCGCCGAGTTCAAGCGCATGGCCGCCGCGCTCAACGCCTCCAACGATGACTTCATCCGCACCACCGAGGAGCGCCACCGCCTCGCCTCGCAGGCGATCTGGAAGGCGATGGAGGCCAATGGAGACATTTACAAGGGCGGCTATGCCGGCTGGTATTCCGTGCGCGACGAAGCCTACTATGGCGAGGACGAGACGGAGGTCCGCTCCGATGGCGTGCGCTATGGGCCGCAGGGTACGCCAGTCGAATGGGTGGAGGAGGAGAGCTATTTCTTCCGTCTGTCTGCCTATCAGGACAAGCTTCTGGCCCTTTATAAAAGCGAACCCGGCTTCATCGGCCCGCAGGAGCGCCGCAACGAGGTGATGAGCTTCGTCCGCTCCGGCCTGAAGGATTTGTCGGTCTCGCGCACCACTTTCGACTGGGGCGTGCCGGTGCCGGGTGACGAGAAGCATGTGATGTATGTCTGGGTCGATGCGCTGACGAACTACATCACCGGCGTCGGCTATCCTGATGAAAAGGCTGATCTTTGGCGTTATTGGCCTGCCGACGTTCACATCATCGGCAAGGATATTGTTCGCTTCCATACGGTCTACTGGCCTGCCTTCCTGATGTCGGCCGGCATACCTTTGCCGAAGCGCGTCTTCGGTCACGGCTTCGTCTTCAACCGTGGGGAGAAGATGTCGAAGTCGGTCGGCAACGTCATCGATCCCTTCGCGCTGGTCGAGCACTACGGCCTCGATCAGGTGCGGTATTTCCTGCTGAGAGAGGTGCCGTTCGGACAGGACGGCAACTACAGCCACGAGGCGATCGTCAACCGGACGAATGCGGATCTCGCCAACGACCTTGGCAATCTGGCACAGCGTTCGCTGTCGATGATCGCAAAGAATGTCGGCGGCAAGGTGCCTGTGAGGGGAGACCTGACTGAGACCGATCGTGCCATTCTCGATCAGGCGGCGGCCGCTCTCGACACGGCGCGCAAGGCCATGGCCGACCAGCAGATCCATGTTGCGCTGGCGTCCATCTTCGCCGTCGTTGCGGAGGCAAACCGCTACTTCGCCGGACAGGAACCGTGGGCATTGAAGAAGACCGATCCGGCCCGCATGGAAACCGTGCTCTGGACCACGGCCGAGACGGTGCGCCGGGTGGCGATCCTTTGCCAGCCCTTCGTTCCGGCTTCCGCCGCTAGGCTGCTCGATCTGCTCGCTGTGCAGCAGGAGGCGCGGGACTTCGTCCATCTGGGCGACGAACACGCTCTTGTCTCCGGCGATGTGCTGCCGGCGCCGGAACCGGTCTTCCCGCGCTATGTCGAGAAGGCGGAAGGTGCTGCCTGA
- a CDS encoding DNA polymerase III subunit delta', with the protein MERLAPEQHDTLDDVPEPAEATALYGHDEASRMLAAAYRSGKLPHALMFVGPRGIGKATLAFHLANHLLRHPSPENAPDQIASPDPASSIFRQVATGAHPGVLHLTRPVNEKTKAFKSALTVDEVRRINRFLSMTSHDGSYRIVIIDPADDMNVNAANALLKNLEEPPAKALFVLIVNSPGALLPTIRSRCQIVRLAPLGDAAMATALEHAGFTLPDNAEARAALRARAGGSVRQAILLTQYGGLEISEGLDRLIGKGRVEAADAHRLADAVAGRDRAVQFDMFNDHVLGMLASAASSAARADDVSRAGRLSEVWRELRIAIDEADTYNLDRKQHALNMIFRLNDTFRM; encoded by the coding sequence ATGGAGCGGCTTGCCCCGGAGCAGCACGACACGCTTGACGACGTCCCGGAGCCGGCGGAGGCGACGGCGCTCTATGGCCATGATGAGGCGTCGCGCATGCTCGCTGCCGCCTATCGGAGCGGCAAGCTGCCCCACGCGCTGATGTTCGTGGGTCCCCGCGGCATCGGCAAGGCGACGCTCGCCTTTCATCTGGCCAACCATTTGCTGCGCCATCCGTCGCCCGAAAATGCGCCGGACCAAATCGCGTCGCCTGATCCCGCCTCTTCGATCTTCCGGCAGGTTGCCACCGGCGCGCACCCCGGCGTGCTGCACCTCACCCGGCCGGTCAATGAGAAAACCAAGGCTTTCAAGTCGGCGCTGACCGTCGACGAGGTGCGGCGCATCAACCGCTTCCTGTCGATGACGTCGCATGACGGCAGCTACCGCATCGTCATCATCGACCCGGCTGACGACATGAATGTCAATGCCGCCAATGCTTTGTTGAAGAATCTTGAGGAGCCGCCCGCGAAAGCGCTGTTTGTTCTGATCGTCAACTCGCCCGGTGCGCTGCTGCCCACCATACGGTCGCGCTGCCAGATCGTGCGGTTGGCGCCGCTTGGCGACGCGGCCATGGCTACGGCGCTGGAACATGCTGGTTTCACCCTCCCGGACAATGCCGAGGCCCGTGCCGCACTACGGGCGAGAGCAGGCGGCAGTGTGCGCCAGGCCATTCTGCTCACCCAGTATGGCGGCCTCGAAATCTCCGAAGGGCTCGACCGGCTGATCGGCAAGGGCAGGGTGGAGGCCGCCGACGCGCACAGGCTGGCGGATGCGGTCGCCGGCCGGGACCGCGCCGTTCAGTTTGATATGTTCAACGACCATGTCCTTGGCATGCTCGCTTCCGCCGCATCATCAGCCGCGAGGGCAGACGATGTTTCCCGCGCCGGGCGGCTTTCGGAGGTCTGGCGCGAATTGCGGATTGCGATCGATGAAGCGGACACGTACAATCTGGATCGCAAGCAACACGCGCTGAACATGATCTTTCGTCTGAACGACACGTTTCGAATGTGA
- the tmk gene encoding dTMP kinase translates to MADPGFFITFEGGEGAGKSTQIARLAKKLREKRYDVLVTREPGGSPGAEAIRAVLLSGAAEPMGARMEALLFAAARADHVSQVIRPALDRGAIVLCDRFLDSSRVYQGVTGKLDPEFMSELERVTVDGAMPDLTLIFDLDPEVGLRRATARRGAQTADRFEKETLEVHRTRREAFLAIAAAEPERCVVIDAGQNVESVEDDVTDAVFAALAERTIKSFNTAGA, encoded by the coding sequence ATGGCCGATCCGGGATTCTTCATCACCTTCGAGGGCGGAGAGGGCGCAGGCAAGTCGACGCAGATCGCGCGGCTAGCGAAGAAGCTGCGCGAGAAGCGGTACGACGTGCTGGTCACGCGCGAGCCGGGCGGTTCGCCGGGCGCGGAAGCGATTCGTGCCGTGCTGCTGTCCGGCGCGGCGGAGCCGATGGGCGCGCGCATGGAAGCGCTGCTTTTCGCAGCGGCGCGCGCCGACCATGTCTCGCAGGTGATCCGCCCCGCACTCGATCGCGGCGCGATCGTATTGTGCGACCGCTTCCTCGACTCGTCCCGGGTGTATCAGGGCGTCACCGGCAAGCTCGATCCCGAATTCATGAGCGAACTGGAACGGGTCACCGTCGATGGCGCGATGCCCGATCTGACGCTGATCTTCGACCTCGATCCGGAAGTGGGGCTTCGTCGTGCGACCGCACGGCGTGGCGCTCAAACGGCGGATCGCTTCGAGAAGGAGACGCTCGAAGTGCATCGCACACGGCGGGAAGCGTTCCTCGCTATCGCGGCGGCCGAGCCCGAGCGCTGTGTCGTCATCGACGCCGGACAGAATGTCGAAAGCGTCGAGGATGATGTGACGGACGCCGTCTTCGCGGCTCTGGCCGAGCGCACCATCAAGTCCTTCAACACGGCCGGAGCGTAA
- a CDS encoding D-alanyl-D-alanine carboxypeptidase has translation MRIFRFCSGLPGHVVVTAALLTACLSPVALAAPFETLATEAYVVETGTGTVLLEKDADKPVPPASMAKMMTMAVVFDAIKAGSLSLEDTFTVSENAWRTGGAPSGTSTMFAALKSSIRVEDLIKGVMVQGANDGCIILAEGMAGSEAKFVERMNARARDIGLKNSIFVNSTGLPAEGQVMTMRELVQLARYLASEHPTLFAYYALPEFTWNKILQRNRNPLLRMDVGADGVLTGFTEGSGYSIVGSVNKDGKRVFAALGGMKTDKERADESRKLFDWISQGFVKKELFREEEIVGRVAVYGGAQPDIALKPAEPVGLLLATDGGMPAAEIVYDGPLAAPVETGSPVGVLRIRSEGGISHETPLVAAETVALGPLHKRAFDALRELAVGWLRNF, from the coding sequence TTGAGGATTTTCCGTTTCTGCTCCGGTCTGCCCGGCCATGTTGTCGTTACCGCCGCCCTGCTGACGGCGTGCCTGTCGCCTGTGGCGCTGGCAGCGCCTTTCGAGACGCTGGCGACGGAGGCCTATGTCGTCGAGACCGGCACCGGCACGGTCCTGCTCGAGAAGGATGCCGACAAGCCCGTTCCACCCGCATCCATGGCCAAGATGATGACCATGGCGGTCGTGTTCGACGCCATCAAGGCTGGCAGCCTGTCGCTGGAAGATACGTTTACGGTCAGCGAGAACGCCTGGCGCACGGGCGGCGCTCCATCCGGCACGTCGACCATGTTCGCCGCGCTCAAATCCTCGATCCGCGTCGAGGATTTGATCAAGGGCGTCATGGTGCAGGGCGCGAATGACGGCTGCATTATCCTCGCCGAGGGAATGGCGGGCAGCGAGGCGAAATTCGTCGAGCGGATGAACGCGCGCGCCCGGGATATCGGCCTGAAGAACTCGATTTTCGTCAATTCCACCGGCCTGCCGGCCGAGGGACAGGTGATGACGATGCGCGAGCTGGTCCAGTTGGCGCGCTATCTGGCAAGCGAGCATCCGACGCTCTTCGCCTACTACGCGCTGCCGGAATTCACCTGGAACAAGATCCTGCAGCGCAACCGCAACCCGTTGCTGCGGATGGATGTCGGAGCTGACGGCGTGCTGACTGGCTTCACCGAAGGCTCCGGCTATTCCATCGTCGGTTCGGTCAACAAGGACGGCAAGCGGGTGTTTGCGGCTCTGGGTGGCATGAAGACCGACAAGGAGCGCGCAGACGAATCTCGAAAGCTCTTTGACTGGATCTCCCAGGGCTTTGTGAAAAAAGAGCTTTTTCGTGAAGAGGAGATCGTCGGCCGCGTAGCGGTCTATGGCGGCGCACAGCCCGATATAGCCTTGAAGCCGGCGGAGCCGGTCGGCCTGCTGCTCGCGACCGATGGTGGCATGCCGGCGGCAGAGATCGTTTACGATGGACCGCTCGCCGCGCCCGTCGAGACGGGATCGCCGGTCGGCGTTCTGCGTATACGCTCGGAAGGCGGCATCAGCCATGAGACGCCGCTTGTTGCGGCCGAAACCGTGGCGCTTGGCCCGCTGCACAAGAGAGCGTTCGATGCGCTCAGGGAACTTGCCGTCGGCTGGCTGCGCAACTTCTGA
- a CDS encoding septal ring lytic transglycosylase RlpA family protein, whose translation MVVAISAALLTACGSAPEPKSMVVKKPRSKEYFAESEYGVKASPRVSNLKSGLPRGGGRDQLGKPYKVRGQWYYPKEVRNYTRKGVASWYGDAFHGRLTANGEIYDMTHLTAAHPTMPLPSYARVTNTANGSSVIVRVNDRGPYSNGRIIDLSRRAAEMLDYTHSGTAAVKVEYVGRAPLHGQDDAYLVASYRPGNAAPDPSDGLPTGVMIAMNGSTPGGSAPQAAVPFPGELTDIATTAPALAMSDIADGGLMLPALGPIAPERPGLDELPGEIVVASAIMSYAGEPAPRAARAFAALDAAPQENFAPYVAAGSFEDAGEADSVAKRLASYGRVEVESAEFDGTLWHAVNLYPRSGASVDDVLDAAWKNGARDAFVVRN comes from the coding sequence ATGGTTGTCGCCATATCGGCGGCATTGCTGACCGCATGTGGCAGCGCGCCGGAACCGAAGTCGATGGTGGTGAAGAAGCCGCGCTCGAAAGAGTATTTCGCCGAGTCCGAATATGGCGTGAAGGCGAGCCCGCGCGTCTCCAACCTCAAGTCGGGCCTGCCGCGCGGCGGTGGCCGGGATCAGCTCGGCAAGCCGTACAAGGTGCGCGGCCAGTGGTATTATCCGAAGGAAGTCAGGAATTACACCAGGAAGGGCGTCGCCTCCTGGTATGGCGACGCCTTCCACGGTCGCCTGACCGCCAACGGCGAAATCTACGATATGACGCATCTGACCGCCGCGCATCCGACGATGCCGCTGCCGAGCTATGCCCGCGTCACCAACACCGCGAACGGCAGTTCCGTTATCGTGCGCGTCAACGATCGCGGACCGTATTCCAACGGCCGCATCATCGATCTGTCCCGCAGGGCGGCCGAAATGCTCGACTACACGCATAGCGGCACGGCGGCGGTGAAGGTCGAGTATGTCGGCCGCGCGCCGCTTCACGGTCAGGACGATGCATATCTCGTGGCGTCCTATCGGCCGGGCAACGCCGCGCCCGATCCGTCGGACGGGCTTCCCACGGGCGTCATGATCGCCATGAACGGCTCGACGCCGGGCGGAAGCGCCCCGCAGGCCGCGGTGCCGTTCCCCGGCGAGCTGACGGACATCGCGACTACGGCGCCTGCGCTTGCCATGAGCGACATCGCCGATGGCGGCTTGATGCTGCCGGCGCTCGGACCGATCGCGCCGGAACGTCCCGGCCTCGACGAATTGCCGGGCGAGATCGTGGTCGCTTCGGCGATCATGTCCTACGCGGGCGAGCCGGCACCGCGCGCGGCGCGGGCGTTCGCTGCGCTGGACGCGGCGCCGCAGGAGAATTTCGCGCCCTACGTCGCGGCCGGCTCGTTCGAGGATGCCGGCGAGGCCGATTCGGTTGCGAAGAGGCTGGCTTCCTACGGACGCGTCGAAGTCGAGAGCGCAGAGTTCGACGGCACGCTATGGCATGCCGTGAACCTCTATCCGCGTTCCGGCGCGTCGGTCGACGACGTCCTCGATGCCGCCTGGAAGAATGGCGCGCGGGACGCCTTTGTTGTGCGCAACTAG
- a CDS encoding glycosyltransferase: MGETTAGAAPAPSISFVIPAYNEEAFIGRTLQAIHEAACALGESYEIVVANDNSSDRTAEIAEQAGARVVTAHHRQIAATRNSGARAARGRFIFFVDSDTLPNPRTVGAALKAMREGTAGGGGATWFERGEKVPLYARVGHAGLLVGAILTGFTGGPFMFCTREAFDATGGFPEKMFWGEETPFAQALKREGKFVVPWTPVRMSGRRYRKSMERNAFVMDPVMKSPGKLFTDRSVVQSAWYDPDRTDTNTVPTSLRDRFSHVVWLLVILCIYVGLVWSFIPWTIPPWPGMLGAVRDGVTIFLAHLGLVLLPIAAGLITNVLRQKKPTNLLRSTLLIAAHLWIGGLSLKTVIETYGRLWGWLAGA; encoded by the coding sequence GTGGGTGAAACGACCGCCGGCGCCGCGCCGGCGCCGTCCATCTCCTTTGTAATTCCGGCCTACAACGAGGAGGCTTTCATCGGCCGGACTTTGCAGGCAATCCATGAGGCCGCCTGCGCGCTTGGCGAAAGCTACGAGATCGTCGTCGCAAACGACAATTCCTCCGACCGGACTGCGGAGATCGCCGAACAGGCCGGCGCGCGCGTCGTCACCGCCCACCATCGCCAGATCGCGGCGACGCGAAACTCTGGAGCGCGTGCGGCCCGCGGCAGATTCATCTTTTTCGTCGATTCCGACACGCTTCCGAACCCGAGAACCGTAGGCGCCGCCCTGAAGGCCATGAGGGAAGGGACCGCAGGCGGTGGTGGCGCGACGTGGTTCGAACGCGGCGAAAAAGTTCCGCTCTACGCCCGGGTCGGCCACGCCGGACTTCTCGTCGGCGCCATCCTCACGGGGTTCACCGGCGGGCCGTTCATGTTCTGCACACGCGAGGCGTTCGATGCGACGGGTGGGTTCCCCGAAAAGATGTTCTGGGGCGAGGAGACGCCGTTTGCGCAGGCCCTGAAGCGCGAAGGCAAGTTCGTCGTGCCCTGGACCCCGGTAAGGATGTCGGGAAGACGCTACCGGAAGTCGATGGAAAGAAATGCCTTCGTCATGGACCCCGTGATGAAGTCGCCCGGCAAGCTCTTCACCGACCGCTCGGTGGTGCAGAGCGCATGGTACGATCCGGATCGCACCGACACCAACACCGTGCCGACATCGCTGCGCGACCGTTTCTCGCACGTCGTCTGGCTGCTGGTGATCCTTTGCATTTATGTCGGTCTCGTCTGGAGCTTCATCCCCTGGACGATCCCGCCCTGGCCCGGGATGTTGGGCGCAGTCCGTGACGGTGTCACGATTTTCCTCGCGCATCTCGGGCTTGTCCTTTTGCCGATAGCGGCCGGGCTCATCACAAATGTGCTGAGGCAGAAGAAGCCGACCAACCTGCTGAGATCGACGCTGCTGATCGCCGCTCATCTCTGGATCGGCGGACTGTCACTCAAAACCGTCATCGAGACCTATGGCAGGCTTTGGGGATGGCTCGCGGGCGCCTGA
- the recG gene encoding ATP-dependent DNA helicase RecG, whose amino-acid sequence MRLNVRPALLDPLFVPITSLEGVGPKVARMIENVVPADLGGREARVGDLIFTLPHSVIDRRNRPGIALSPEGAIVTLEVRVDRHQPPPRGNRSVPYRVYVHDETGEMALTFFHAHAAYLEKALPEGETVIVSGRMEWFNGRPSMVHPDHIARVGDAESLPLVEPVYPLTAGLSMKVLRRAIGQSLARLPGLPEWQDADVMRRQNFPSLADSLTRLHNPADPPDVAPEGTAWRRLAYDEFLAGQISLALVRARTRRLAGRPLTGDGRLEEAVRRALPYSLTRSQERALQEINADLAKPERMLRLLQGDVGSGKTVVALLAAARAVEAGGQAAIMAPTEILARQHLATIAPLAERAGMHAAILTGREKGRERAEVLEGLASGQINIVVGTHALFQEAVDYKDLVLAVVDEQHRFGVHQRLAITAKGNAPDMLVMTATPIPRTLVLTAFGDMDVSRLTEKPAGRQPIRTVTLPLERLEELVGRMRSAVEEGQKIYWICPLVEESEEIKLMSAEDRFNSLKPVFGDALGLVHGRMKGAEKDEAMRAFKAGETRVLIATTVIEVGVDVPDATIIVIEHAERFGLAQLHQLRGRVGRGDRASTCVLLYKDPLGETAKRRLSVMRDTEDGFVIAEEDLKLRGEGELLGTRQSGTPGFLVARIEHHSDLLEIARDDARLLLARDPDLQSERGQAIRLLLYLFGRDEAVRLLRAG is encoded by the coding sequence ATTCGTCTGAACGTGCGCCCCGCGCTTCTCGATCCGCTTTTCGTGCCGATCACCTCGCTGGAAGGTGTCGGGCCGAAGGTCGCGCGCATGATCGAGAATGTCGTGCCGGCCGATCTCGGCGGCCGGGAGGCGCGCGTCGGCGATCTCATCTTCACGCTGCCGCATTCGGTCATCGACCGCCGAAACCGCCCGGGAATCGCGCTGTCTCCGGAAGGCGCCATCGTCACGCTGGAAGTCCGGGTCGATCGCCACCAGCCGCCGCCGCGCGGCAATCGTTCCGTGCCGTATCGTGTCTACGTCCATGACGAGACGGGGGAGATGGCGCTTACATTCTTTCACGCCCATGCCGCCTATCTCGAAAAGGCGCTGCCGGAGGGCGAGACAGTCATCGTGAGCGGGCGGATGGAGTGGTTCAACGGCCGCCCGAGCATGGTCCATCCCGACCATATCGCGCGTGTTGGAGATGCGGAGAGCCTTCCGCTGGTCGAGCCGGTCTATCCGCTGACGGCAGGCCTTTCGATGAAAGTGCTGCGGCGCGCGATCGGGCAGTCTCTGGCACGGCTGCCGGGCCTGCCGGAATGGCAGGACGCGGACGTCATGCGGCGGCAGAATTTTCCGTCGCTTGCGGATTCGCTGACCCGCCTGCACAATCCTGCCGATCCGCCCGATGTTGCGCCGGAAGGCACGGCGTGGCGGCGGCTCGCCTATGACGAATTCCTTGCGGGGCAAATCTCGCTGGCGCTTGTCCGGGCGCGGACGAGGCGGCTGGCGGGACGTCCGCTGACAGGCGACGGCAGGCTGGAAGAGGCCGTGCGCCGCGCCCTGCCCTATTCGCTCACGCGCTCGCAGGAACGCGCATTGCAGGAAATCAACGCCGACCTCGCTAAGCCGGAACGCATGCTGCGGCTGCTGCAAGGCGATGTCGGTTCGGGCAAGACGGTCGTGGCGCTGCTGGCTGCGGCGCGCGCCGTTGAGGCCGGGGGACAGGCCGCGATCATGGCGCCAACCGAAATCCTCGCGCGACAGCACCTCGCCACCATCGCGCCGCTGGCCGAGCGGGCCGGCATGCACGCCGCGATCCTGACTGGTCGGGAGAAGGGCCGCGAGCGCGCGGAGGTTCTGGAAGGGCTCGCCAGCGGGCAGATAAACATCGTCGTCGGCACGCACGCGCTGTTTCAGGAGGCCGTGGACTATAAGGACCTCGTTCTCGCGGTCGTCGACGAGCAGCATCGTTTCGGCGTGCACCAGCGGCTCGCCATCACCGCCAAGGGCAACGCGCCCGACATGCTGGTGATGACGGCGACGCCGATCCCGCGCACGCTGGTGCTGACCGCCTTCGGCGACATGGACGTGTCGCGCCTGACGGAAAAACCCGCCGGCCGCCAGCCGATCAGGACCGTCACGCTGCCGCTCGAACGGCTGGAGGAGCTGGTGGGGCGGATGCGCTCGGCCGTCGAGGAGGGCCAGAAGATCTACTGGATCTGCCCGCTCGTGGAAGAATCCGAAGAGATCAAGCTGATGTCGGCGGAGGACCGGTTCAATTCGCTGAAACCGGTTTTCGGGGATGCGCTGGGACTCGTCCATGGCCGCATGAAAGGCGCGGAGAAGGACGAGGCGATGCGCGCCTTCAAGGCCGGCGAGACGCGCGTGCTGATAGCGACGACGGTGATCGAGGTGGGCGTCGACGTGCCGGACGCGACGATCATCGTCATCGAGCATGCCGAGCGTTTCGGGCTGGCGCAGCTCCACCAGTTGCGCGGCCGCGTCGGGCGTGGCGACCGCGCCTCGACCTGCGTGCTGCTCTATAAGGACCCGCTCGGCGAAACGGCGAAACGACGGCTTTCTGTGATGCGGGATACCGAAGATGGTTTCGTCATTGCCGAGGAAGACCTGAAACTGCGCGGCGAAGGCGAATTGCTGGGCACGCGCCAATCCGGCACGCCCGGCTTTCTGGTGGCGCGCATCGAGCACCATTCGGATCTGCTGGAAATCGCGCGGGACGATGCGCGACTGCTGCTGGCACGCGACCCGGACCTGCAAAGCGAGCGCGGGCAGGCAATAAGGCTGCTGCTCTATCTGTTCGGGCGCGACGAGGCGGTAAGACTGCTGAGGGCTGGGTGA